A region of the Kribbella sp. NBC_01245 genome:
CCCATGACACATGCGGAGCTCTGGGAGCGTCACAAGGCCGTCATGCCGAACTGGCTCGCGTTGTACTACGAAGAGCCGATCGAGATCGTGTCCGGCTCGGGCCGCCGGGTGACCGACGGTGAGGGCAAGGAGTATCTCGACTTCTTCGCGGGCATCCTCACCAACGCGATCGGTTATGACGTCGCCGAGATCTCCGACGCGGTCCGCGAGCAGCTGGCCACGGGGATCGCGCACACCTCCACGGTGTACCTGATCCGCCGCCAGATCGAGTTGGCCGAGAAGATCGCCGAGCTGTCGGGCATTCCGGACGCCAAGGTCTTCTTCACCAACTCCGGCACCGAGGCGAACGAGGCGGCCCTGCTGCTCGCCACCCAGAACCGCCGGTCCAACCAGGTGCTGGCGATGCGCAACTCGTACCACGGCCGCGCCTTCGGCACCGTGGCGATCACGGGCAACCGCGGCTGGTCCGCGAGCAGCCTGTCCCCGGTGAACGTGCAGTACGTCCAGGGCGCGTACCGCTACCGCAGCCCGTTCCGCGATCTGCCCGACGCGGAGTACATCAAGGTCTGCACCGACGACCTCCGCAACGTCATCGAGACCACCACCTCGGGCGATGTGGCCTGCATGATCCTCGAGCCGATCCAGGGCGTGGGCGGGTTCGCCTCGCCGCCTGACGGGCTGTACGCGGCGTTCAAGGAGGTCCTCGACGAGTACGGCATCCTGCTCATCTCCGACGAGGTCCAGACCGGTTGGGGCCGGACCGGCGAGCACTTCTGGGGTATTCAGGCGCACGACGTCGTGCCGGACGCGATGACGTTCGCGAAGGGCCTCGGCAACGGGTTCGCCATCGGTGGCGTGGTGGCGCGCGCCTCGCTGATGGACAGCCTCAGCGCGAACTCGCTGTCCACCTTCGGCGGTAACCCGATCTCCACCACGGCCGCGAAGGCCACGCTCGACTATCTGCTCGACCACGACCTGCAGGCCAACGCGGCCAAGCGCGGTGCGCAGCTGGCAGATGGCCTGCGCGGCATCGCCGAGGAGTATCCGGAGCTGGGCGATGTCCGCGGCAAGGGGCTGATGCTCGCGGCCGAGATCGTGAACCCCGACGACGCCAAGCCCGACGCGGCCAAGACCGCGAAGCTCCAGCAGGAGGCGAAGGATCGCGGCCTGCTCATCGGTAAGGGCGGTCTCTACGGCAACGTCCTGCGGATGGCGCCGCCGATGACCCTGACCGAGGACGAGACCACCGAGGCGATCGAGATCCTCCGCGACTCCTTCGGCACCCTGCGGTGACGGATCGCACTTGGGATGGCCTCGAGATCGCTGACGACGACCCACGCGGCACCACCGTCGTCGTACGACGTCCAGGTGGCGACGGGTTCGAGTACTTGCTACTGCACCGGGCCGAGCGTGGTGCCGACTACGAGGGGGACTGGGCCTGGACCGCGCCTGCGGGTTGTCGCCAGCCGGGGGAGGCGGTGTTGCCTGCGGCTGAGCGTGAGCTCGCGGAGGAGGCCGGGCTGTCCGGATTCACCCTGTGGCCGGTGGACCTGTCCGGGGGATGGGTGGTGTTCGGCTGCGATGTACCGGCGGATACGCCCATTGACCTGGTTGATCCCGAGCACGACCGGTACGAGTGGGTGTCGTTCGAGGAGGCGGCTGGACGGGTTGTGCCGGTCGAGATCTCGCGGGGGAACTTCTGTGCGGCTACGCAGGCCCCTGCGGCCGAGATCGCGTTCAAGCCGATCGAGTACGCCGAACTCCCGTCAGCGTCCACTGCCGCGGAGCAGGACTTCCTGGTGACGCTCGACGGTTCGACGCCGTACGGGCTCTACGTGGTCGAGGTAGACGGCCAGGCGGCCGGGTACATCGCGCACTACCCGGACGACGCGGAGACGGTCGGCCTGGCGGTTGCCCTGGACCACGAGAAGGCGGTTCCGACCACCGTCTGGACGTACCTCCGCGACATGGTCAAACCCGCCCATTCGGATGTACGACGCGTGCTCGCCGAGCCGACGCATGGCCTCGAAAAGGCCGGCTTCACCGACGGCACCTTCGACGTACCGCATCTCCTCGGCTGACAGTTCGGACCGCGTTCCAGCCTCACTGAGGCCTTCCCACCCAAGCGGCTAGCCACTGTGAGCGGGGGTTACCACCTCGGATTCCGGGGTGGTAACCCCCCACCACCGTCGCTAGCCACTGCCAGGGCGCACGAGTTCGCGGAAGCCGCGGCACCCCGCGACGCGGCAGCGTCCTAGCAACCACCACACCC
Encoded here:
- a CDS encoding NUDIX domain-containing protein; translation: MTDRTWDGLEIADDDPRGTTVVVRRPGGDGFEYLLLHRAERGADYEGDWAWTAPAGCRQPGEAVLPAAERELAEEAGLSGFTLWPVDLSGGWVVFGCDVPADTPIDLVDPEHDRYEWVSFEEAAGRVVPVEISRGNFCAATQAPAAEIAFKPIEYAELPSASTAAEQDFLVTLDGSTPYGLYVVEVDGQAAGYIAHYPDDAETVGLAVALDHEKAVPTTVWTYLRDMVKPAHSDVRRVLAEPTHGLEKAGFTDGTFDVPHLLG
- a CDS encoding aspartate aminotransferase family protein — translated: MTHAELWERHKAVMPNWLALYYEEPIEIVSGSGRRVTDGEGKEYLDFFAGILTNAIGYDVAEISDAVREQLATGIAHTSTVYLIRRQIELAEKIAELSGIPDAKVFFTNSGTEANEAALLLATQNRRSNQVLAMRNSYHGRAFGTVAITGNRGWSASSLSPVNVQYVQGAYRYRSPFRDLPDAEYIKVCTDDLRNVIETTTSGDVACMILEPIQGVGGFASPPDGLYAAFKEVLDEYGILLISDEVQTGWGRTGEHFWGIQAHDVVPDAMTFAKGLGNGFAIGGVVARASLMDSLSANSLSTFGGNPISTTAAKATLDYLLDHDLQANAAKRGAQLADGLRGIAEEYPELGDVRGKGLMLAAEIVNPDDAKPDAAKTAKLQQEAKDRGLLIGKGGLYGNVLRMAPPMTLTEDETTEAIEILRDSFGTLR